A single window of Leeuwenhoekiella sp. MAR_2009_132 DNA harbors:
- a CDS encoding NmrA family NAD(P)-binding protein has protein sequence MNKSILVAGATGNLGMRICRELLNREAIVTAIVRPTTAPQKIEALSKMGVLIQKVDLNSTEEIADACEGKDLVVSALSGLEDVIVDLQKRILDAALKAKVKRFIPSDFCTNYTDLLPGKNRNFDLRRVFRTYLDSTSIQASSVFNGAFADILQYDTPVLNRKELSIGYWGEKADWKLDFTTMDDTAAFTAEVALDDEAPRDLQIASFQISPNMLQDSVKELTGKSFNLRLLSSMENFAVFIKKQRADNPAGEMELYAKWQQSQYMYSMFSTQHQHLAYRRYENLTWTSALTYLQSFLR, from the coding sequence ATGAACAAATCAATTTTAGTAGCAGGTGCTACCGGTAATTTAGGAATGAGAATATGCCGGGAACTGTTAAACAGAGAGGCCATCGTGACTGCTATAGTACGTCCCACGACCGCCCCTCAAAAAATAGAAGCACTTTCCAAAATGGGTGTACTTATTCAAAAGGTAGACCTCAATAGTACCGAAGAAATAGCCGATGCGTGCGAAGGGAAAGATCTGGTTGTTTCCGCTTTGTCAGGCCTCGAGGATGTGATTGTTGATTTACAAAAAAGAATCTTAGATGCTGCCCTAAAAGCAAAAGTGAAGCGATTTATTCCTTCTGATTTTTGTACCAATTATACGGATTTATTACCGGGCAAAAACCGGAACTTTGATCTAAGACGAGTATTCAGAACCTATCTGGACAGCACTTCCATTCAGGCATCTTCCGTGTTTAACGGTGCTTTTGCAGATATACTTCAATACGATACTCCGGTATTAAACCGGAAGGAACTAAGCATTGGTTATTGGGGGGAGAAAGCCGACTGGAAACTGGACTTTACTACGATGGATGATACCGCTGCATTTACTGCGGAAGTAGCATTGGACGATGAGGCTCCCAGAGACTTGCAGATTGCAAGTTTTCAAATAAGCCCTAATATGCTGCAGGATTCTGTAAAAGAACTAACAGGCAAAAGTTTTAATCTTAGGCTACTATCGAGTATGGAAAATTTCGCGGTGTTCATTAAAAAACAAAGAGCAGATAATCCTGCCGGGGAAATGGAATTGTACGCTAAATGGCAGCAAAGTCAATATATGTATTCAATGTTTTCAACTCAGCATCAGCACTTAGCTTACCGGCGGTATGAAAACCTTACCTGGACTTCAGCTTTAACTTATTTACAATCTTTTTTGAGATAG
- a CDS encoding alpha/beta fold hydrolase → MMNMQNQYADAELIKNWPGFVNNYATVNGVQLHYVTGGEGKPLICLPGWPQTWYSYRPVAQKLSESFQVIVVDIRGMGSSEKPESGYDKKSMATDILALVKHLGFGKVNLMGHDIGGMVAMSFAFNYPEFCDKLIVLDGAHPGEGMLHMPLIPAKGTFASKMDAKMPYPWWMAFNQVKGLPEKLLEGRFQFLLDYLFEYVMIDGTKMSSFEREIYAAVYNDPESIRASNAWYQTFAKDIDDSKSYQQLEMPVLGIGSYVSYNYMKMALPYVANNLKVIGILDSGHYMYEEQPEQVIQAVVNFLTEN, encoded by the coding sequence ATGATGAATATGCAAAATCAATATGCGGATGCTGAGCTCATAAAAAATTGGCCTGGCTTTGTCAATAACTATGCTACCGTAAACGGGGTACAACTCCACTATGTAACAGGAGGTGAGGGAAAACCGCTGATTTGCCTGCCCGGATGGCCGCAAACCTGGTATTCTTACCGTCCTGTTGCCCAGAAACTCTCAGAATCGTTTCAGGTAATTGTCGTGGACATTAGAGGAATGGGAAGCTCTGAGAAACCGGAATCGGGTTATGATAAAAAATCTATGGCGACCGATATTTTAGCATTGGTAAAGCATCTAGGTTTTGGTAAAGTAAATCTGATGGGGCATGACATAGGCGGAATGGTAGCCATGAGTTTCGCTTTTAACTATCCTGAATTTTGTGATAAGCTTATCGTATTGGATGGAGCACATCCCGGCGAGGGAATGCTGCATATGCCACTGATACCGGCCAAAGGTACTTTTGCGAGTAAGATGGATGCAAAAATGCCCTACCCCTGGTGGATGGCGTTTAATCAGGTTAAAGGGTTGCCCGAAAAATTATTGGAAGGACGTTTTCAATTTTTGCTTGATTACCTTTTTGAATATGTGATGATAGATGGAACGAAAATGAGTTCATTTGAGCGTGAAATTTATGCTGCCGTTTACAACGATCCCGAGAGCATTAGAGCATCTAATGCCTGGTATCAGACTTTTGCAAAAGATATAGACGATTCCAAATCCTATCAGCAACTGGAAATGCCCGTATTAGGCATCGGCAGTTATGTAAGCTATAATTATATGAAGATGGCTTTGCCATACGTAGCAAACAATTTAAAAGTTATAGGAATTCTGGATAGCGGCCATTATATGTACGAGGAACAGCCGGAGCAGGTTATTCAAGCGGTGGTAAACTTCTTAACTGAAAATTAA
- a CDS encoding Crp/Fnr family transcriptional regulator, whose protein sequence is MEEFSGFIKSRVHISQADLTRVLSKFKNTTVKKGGLVLRKGQIANQYFFIKSGGLRLHYGAFEEQHTSWVFFENDFFTDISSLHAQVPSRFNIEAIENTELLVISKADMDQLYEKLPVWQEFGRKIWEEMCIRQVDQNLNYQTLSAKQIYLELLKNSDFVKKIPIKQLASILGITPNALSRIRKEIK, encoded by the coding sequence ATGGAAGAGTTTTCAGGCTTTATAAAATCCCGGGTGCATATTAGCCAAGCCGACCTAACACGAGTTCTCTCAAAGTTTAAGAATACAACAGTTAAGAAAGGGGGGCTTGTATTAAGAAAAGGACAAATTGCCAATCAATACTTTTTTATAAAATCTGGTGGGTTGCGACTTCATTACGGAGCATTTGAGGAGCAACATACGTCCTGGGTATTTTTTGAAAATGACTTTTTTACCGATATATCGAGTTTACACGCTCAAGTACCTTCGCGTTTCAACATTGAGGCGATAGAAAACACAGAACTTTTGGTAATCAGTAAGGCTGATATGGATCAGCTATACGAGAAGCTTCCGGTTTGGCAGGAGTTCGGAAGAAAAATTTGGGAAGAGATGTGTATCAGACAGGTAGATCAAAACCTGAATTATCAAACCTTATCTGCCAAACAGATCTACCTCGAACTACTCAAAAATTCTGATTTTGTAAAAAAAATACCCATCAAGCAGTTAGCCTCTATCCTGGGTATCACTCCAAATGCACTTAGCAGAATCCGCAAAGAAATCAAGTGA